In the Schaalia hyovaginalis genome, AAGCGGAGCGGCCGCATCGATGGCCTCGGCGAAGCGCCCTCGCGCCGCCGCTGAGAGCGCCTGCTCCAGGCGCCCCCTCCCCGTTCGAGATCCTCCCTCGCGCCCTTTCATGGCGCACCCCCTTCCTCATTGAAGTCCTCGGTGATCCGCGGACGGTTCCACTTTCACGGATTCGCCCGGTTCTGGTACAGGGGATCCCGCGGGGCTGTGGATAAGGGAGGGGGCAGCGGGCCTGTGACTGCGCCGCGCTTCGACTGGGCTCTTGCCCCGGCAGGCAATAGGCTCGGCCCGTCGGCGCTCAAGGGCCCGACGTGAACCGCTCCCCGGGATACCGGGCCCCTTCACATCGATGCGAATGGAGATCGGCGATGTCCCTCCTGTCCCTGCTCGGCTCCCTGGGAGGCCTCCTGGTGGAGGCGCTCTCCGACAAGGCCCCCTCCGCGGGATCTCCCGGAGGGCCCGCGACGCCTCGGGGCCGCAAGGACCCCTCCTCGGCGCAGAGCCGCCCGGGATCCGAGGCGCGCGGCGCGATCCGCGAGGCGGAGCTGAGCGAGGCCCTCGCAGCGGCCTCCTACAGCCCCGATCCCGACGGCGAGGCCGACCCCGGAGAGGTCGTCTGGACCTGGGTCCCCTTCGAGGAGGATGCGACCAGGGGCAAGGACCGTCCGGTGGTCGTCCTCGGCCGCGCGCGGGGCGGCGTCTACCTCGCCCAGCTCACCTCCAAGGACCATAATCGGGATGCGGCGCAGGAGGCCCGTTGGGGCCGCTACTGGCTCGACATCGGAAGCGGTCCCTGGGATCCCAAGCGCCGGCCCTCAAAGGTGCGGCTCGACCGCGCCCTGTGGGCGCCCCTGTCCGAGATCCGGC is a window encoding:
- a CDS encoding type II toxin-antitoxin system PemK/MazF family toxin: MSLLSLLGSLGGLLVEALSDKAPSAGSPGGPATPRGRKDPSSAQSRPGSEARGAIREAELSEALAAASYSPDPDGEADPGEVVWTWVPFEEDATRGKDRPVVVLGRARGGVYLAQLTSKDHNRDAAQEARWGRYWLDIGSGPWDPKRRPSKVRLDRALWAPLSEIRREGASLPEQTFRRIVAAMREHA